The Spinacia oleracea cultivar Varoflay chromosome 2, BTI_SOV_V1, whole genome shotgun sequence DNA segment cacccgaaggagacaacacataatccttcaagcgaggattacgaggattctctttcccgaacttgtagtcaggagccgagtcgtgaatagtcttcagatccaaagagATGCCCAAAACCACAGGATCAaggcagctaaagccgtactctgcagaaacaaaacacaaaaacgaGTCAGTAAAACGAGACAAAAAAGAggaggacaaactcactgaaacacggtcccagccgaaagacacctacccctgtcaaaaatcctgctgagaccggcaacagcaagaatgtcctcccgcaagatatagttgaggttcgggagccagctagacggcagtttgtagttgtcctcccgagccaaaaaccactggaggagatccacgtagtggtgatggttccgatccggagcagccacgcttcccatatcaggatcaggagtcacaaaccacttcggagggcgataaaaattgggatgcttcggatccgtcggcacgcgaacgagcaaccactccgtcttccaattatggTCAGAACTGAGGTAAGGATATGCCGTAATATAGTTCGGCTCCCCTTTTCTTCGGgactttttgttgatgatggtccaccaaccatacccatcccccTTTGAAGCGTgattgaaagacagatcgtggagATCCCGAAAAACGGCGACAGAGCAGGGAAAGTTAAcaaaatcgcacacccatctaaatccgatgatgtgcctcatagatttgggtgtaagttgggccaaactgatgttgtacgacaccaggagctcggaaatgaacggatccaagggaaaacggagaccgttctccaagtgatgagtatacacagagatgaaccccctcggcggatgagtcacccgaggacgctcctgatcgggaagctcgcaccagtaccccaaggcgtgctggattccgtatagctcctcggccctccgatggtagttccccagcttcgcctccaccaaccagtcaccactgaccgatttctccaacggaccatcgatcttagtggtctcatgcaagatcggggcatacttgccctgcggatcagcttcagtccaatgaactggaaactcagggtaaggacggcgtacacccgaagaaccagctttctttccagaagttgcgcgttcagacacgctagacccgccaacaacatcatctttggaagcatcccaaccagtcgaacgcctctccaccggcctctccgaaggccgaccccttGAAGTTTTCTGTACCCTTCCCGAAGGCACattctccctctcactagaggagccaacgacgaacttacttttgcccctattctttgccatggtcgcgaattctcggtctagggtttagattgaggagtagaaggaagaacgaagaagtaaggagaattcagaaacaaattacctttttccgaagcggaattcgccgataaaacgaacaacacaagttcccgaagtctaaagctggccgaatttcgtagatctgaagaaactcgAAAACCGCGATCGCCGGGAAAAGAGAAGAAGTTTGtccaaaagagagagaaagtaaagtttGAAGGAAGTTTAGCGCccggtatttatagaaaagggaAGCGTATCAACTTCCTTTcgacccacgatctccacgacacaatacaactcccaacacttgtcatcaatgcaaatcatcccttttcaaaaaaaaagagggaacttttggacttctgacaactggaaacccacccatttaattctaaatggagcggatctggggggcatgttgtttgggctcccaattgattctcaattgggccactaagtccaaagcccaatggctctaaacaaacagcatcaaacctaccaatggctagtcagccatccatcaaggcccaaggcccaatagcaataaatgacctatgggcatttattatgcaaacactataaataggccgcaaaggctcacacctcaaggtacgtccaatttatcgccttaagactactcttctagagaacttctctctagaatccgagcatcgttcttacttaggcatcggaggggctttcctcggaaacacccccgaggctagtgactttgctcttgtgcaggtgaattcggactcgactcattcaagcaagcaagatcttcaacacatacgaaagggccttcattcgaagcccattgtttccatctttacaacaccggaacaatgattaattgttattttacTTAAGTTAAACATGTTTTGTCTTGTCATGTTATGCCGTGCTTTTTTCAAAAGATACGGTCCAAGTCTTGTTCACAACCCGCGATTTTGGGGTCGTGCCTCGGGTAGGCCCGCTACATCTATCTCTAATTAAAAGTGCTTAAGGGCACTGAAGAGTAGGGATGGCAATTTCATCCGAGTTCGACGGCTATCTGAACCACCCGAACCGAATATATGGATGCACAACCGATAAAACACATATGCTAAACAGGTGGCGGGTGGATCAGGTAATAGGTCTGGTCGGATTCGGGTGGAGGTTCATCCAAACCGTCACCCAATCTCATCCGATCCATCCATCCATCCgttaaagttattaatttttttactaaaattacttaattattaatataatctTGTATGTTTTacctaataattttttattattagcattttaggtagtaaatgtgggattattataaaaatatgtGCTAAGTgagcttaataaaagaaaatcggcaaaaggttggattaatattaccaaattttcctattttaaGTACTAATTAAGTAATTATCTATGAAAAGTTGTTTACCACATACACCGTTTTATACAGTCAAATCAGCTAATATAGATATCTAACAATGAAAATTATTagatacacccgggtgcaccgTGCACCCAAGTGTATATTTATGCCTATTGATGGTCCCCACTACATTTTCTCCTCGCATATAAGGAGAAAATGGGAGAGGATGCACCGTGCACCCGGATGCATGTAATATGTTCTAATCTAACAACTTGTAACATCTACTACGTAGCCGCTAAAAACTTATTATACCCAAACAGGGTCGTTGTTTTGTTGCATCTACaagtaaaatataataaatgataacaaaataaatacaaactattttaataaaactagtcGTCTGACCCATGCAAGGCACGGGCTAATCTTAAAATTTAGGATTTTTGTATTTGTgtgttctttttattatttgggTGGTTGGTGACTGTTATGTTTTTTTTGGGCTGGGTGTACATTTTAATCCTTAAATACGGTTAGATGAAACAAATGATACTGATTTCCGTATTCGCTTAAACCTACAGCAATTTCAATCCTTTTTGTTAATTGATGAAGTGCAACTGACCACTGTGTTATTGTAGCGTATATCTTAGCATCAGCATATCTTGAATTCTGGCTTACATAAGGATGTCATTAATAGTAGTAAACACTTTGATTAACTTGTCTTTAACGATTTTTTTTGTATCCCCCGAGATTTGCGTTCATCATATCCCCTGAAAGTCAATCTTTATTAAAAATTCTGAACTTCTATGGAACTGCAATCTTTTTGATTGAAAGTGTCAActgttattttatttctttgttttCTTTACAGATCAATATCCCAAAAGGGAAAAACAGAACACAAAACACATAAATGTACACCTCTTAACAttgttttaaaatataaaaaagtacggagtagtatCCCCTTTATAGGAAGAACCCATGTAATGCACAAGACCAAGTTGGCTCATATTTCAGGAGTTTGGTCCGTCGTCCGTTAGCTGGGTTGGGTCTTGGTTTGTAGTTGGGGTTGTGCTTGTTGTGGGTATATCCTTTGTTGTTGTGATGGTGTTGTTGTATAACTGTAttgttgtaacatgttagtataaCAATTCTCAAATAGTACATGCGTAATATTGACACTGTATATGTTTTTTTAATGTCTATTTGATTTGGGTTTTGATAAGGTCATTACctattgattttgtattttttgtttgacTGGCCctccttttttatttcttttagtaTCTCAGCTCTTGTATGTATCCTTTCTTGTTGACTTTGAGCTTGAGCGTATATGTCTTCCCAATGCATTGTTGCAGCTCCTTTGAGATCTTCTCTGCTCCATTTTCCTACATTTGCATTGGATTTATGGTATATTTCATTGCATTTGGTTTTCTTTCTTTGTGTAGTTAGTTGAATTGTATTACCTGGTCATAAATCTTCATCATTGATGTTATTGGTTTGCCAATAATTTTTTCCACGTCTTTGTCAAAAATCCCCACAGTCATCGTTGCGTTTCCGTCATCAATTGTGGAAATGATTCGGTACCTACAATAGTTGATATTAGATATTTTGATTATATTGTGGTATAATGTAGTAATGTGTTTGGGTACTGCACCTGTCGATTGGGAATTCTGGGACGACTTGACATTTTGTTGTAGTATTGATTCGCATCTACCCTTGATTTGCAATTGTTACATGAAGTGTACATCCAGCCATACTCTTGGTCGTGGATGAATGAAATTTGTGCCACACAAGTGTAAGTGTCTTTGAAATCCTGCATGTATAAAATGTAGATTTAATTTTCATCTTGCTTACCTTTGTGACCCTTCTgttttggtgttttttatgTGTAGTAAGAAGGTTTCTAccttattttcttcttcttcttccatgTATAGGTGTTGTAGTTCTTTGATTGTTTTACGATTCTTGGTCATCGCCTCCTCTAAACTCTCTGGTTGGGTGACTTCTATCCGGACTATTGCTTGTAGCGGCACATCAACCATGCTTTATGAAAAGGTACAATGGGCAATTAGTAATGGGGGAAGTATTAGTTTTAGTTGGTAATTGTTGGTTGTTTAGACATTTGAGCATAGTGGATTTCTTACTCTTTCTTGAAATGTTGTACTTCAGGGATGTCTAGGTTGATGTAGATCTTAGTTCCTCCAGTAGAATTGAGTTGATAGTTCCCTGCAACATCATCATTAATTTATTAGTACATGTTTAAAGTAGATGATGTTAAAGCTGGTGTGTTTGTCTATATTATTGTGTTGGCATTTACCGTTGAACATTGTTACTCGTGTAGCTGTGATTATTACTATATGTGGTTGTGCTCCATTTTTAACAAGTGAATGATTTATATACCTTAATGCTTCTGCATTACAAATACTCTAATTATCAAAAAGACAAATCATAATCGAGGGGACAAACATACATTTACCCTTTTAACACAACCAGATCCTAATCTTCTCTCTTAAACCTCAGTTATATGCCATTGGGGAGTCCATTAATCCTTTTAACACAATCAGATCCCAAACCTTTAAACTCAACAAACGAAATCACCCGGTTAAAATTTAATATTCTTTCTTTGTTAAGTCCCAACTACTCAACAATATCCACATTACCAATTAAGATCATTCACATAAGATGGAATAGACCCGTAATGATTATGAAAACATATAGAACAACACACTAATTCCTTTGAGAATTTAGGAAAGGAAGTAGAGAAAAGGGTTCACCTTTGTAGGGACTTGAACCCTCTAGAACACCAGAAAAATGAAATAATCCCAAGAATAGCACCTGTATCCACAAACAATTTCAAAACCACTATTAGATAGTGGGAAGGGGAAAACTATAGAGTAGCGTAATTTaggtgtggggggggggggggggggattataTTTGATTATACTCCTACACTCCAAATAGAAGGTACAACTTCAGATTATGTAAAAGGCAAATGCAATACAACAATACTAGCTACATTTAAAATAGTTCATCAGTCTCGGGTTGTGACATTAGGGACGAGGTTTGTGCAACAATGTCACAACTTGCATCGATAGCAAGTACACTCATTTAGGTTCACCCTGGGAAAATGGCAAACATATTGTCTTTTCCGGAATAACCCAATAACCCAATGTTCAATACAGGTTTCACCAATTCTCATATGATGGATTATTTACCAAACTTGGGGTTAAGCTTCAACTACCTTCACATTGTTGATTATACAGATTTCTATAACTGAAACATAGTTAGAAACACGATACTATCAGGGTGCTTCGTTCACAGGAAACATGGAAGCTATTGTACCTGTAAATAATTaccaaatacgaagtatatcttTAGTTTTCGCTTTCATTTATGTGTATTTGTTAGTAATATTTTACCTTCTGGGGCCAACTACTATAAAACAAAGTGGTATACTTCACGCATACTCATTCTCAGATTCTTAAGAATGGTCTCCCCAATGACATAAAACTGAGGTTTAAGAGAGAAAATGTAGGCTCCTCTATTGCTTTCTATGTGAGGCAGTTCGAATTAAGTCCATCACAAACACAAGTTTATTCCTACATGCTTTCTGATCAATGATATTCATGATGACAGTAATGTCAGTTCACTCCATAGGCTTGTACCCCATGAATCCAACTAACGCCTCTTATTTCTAAATGTTATGTGGATATCAGTATTTTGAACCTCAAAGCCTAATGACAGTAATCTATTTGTCTACAACTATGATGGAAATATGGAAAGGAAGTTCAAAGTCATAGGTTGGTACCCCATGATCCAACTAATACCAATTGTTTCTAATTATCGTGTGATTATCAATATTTTGAACCTCAAATCCTGATATTCAGTACTTATATCATCCATGGCTACAATCAAGCCTAAGCTAAAACCAACAACTTACAACACGGTATATGCAATACAACAACCTCCCCAATTATGATCCGGGCAATATCAAACCAAAATCCAAACTCCAAAACCCAATTCCtagcaaaaaaataaattcaaaatttaccactACGGTATTGCAAATTAGGATAAAATCAGCTCAGAAATGATCAAAATACCCTATTACCGAACAATTCAAGAATTATAAACTGTAAATTaaaacaatgaaaccaattaaaaACAGACACAAAAAAGAGACGGAATCATACCTGTTTGCAGCTCACGATCATATTATCCTTAGGACGCAACTAACTATGTTAAATAGAGTTAGGATAGGATTAAGAGATGAGAGTTGGACTATCAATAACCATTTTCCCAAAGTAAGCGTAACCGACATTCTTTAAGAAATTATTAATGTTTTGGGAggaaattaatttgtaaatgGAGGCTTTTAAAGTTAGGGAGAAGATGGTGGGATTTAATTGAAGGTGAAATAGTAGTTTGATCCTAGTTCGATGTGGGATCTCTTGAATTGTAATGCAAACACAAGATTAGCTAATTACAATTTAAGTTGAAACTGGTGACGATTGAAATGCAAGGTTCGTGAATTGTAACAGAAATTGTTAATCAATTTGAATTGAATGATGATTAATAGCGAGGAGGATGAGTCGGAGATTAACATGAATGCTGAGGATGAATGAATGTGGGAGACGGTAATGGCGGAGGatattttccttcttttttcttCCCTTTAAAATTTCAACTACTTTGTAATGCTAAGGATGCCTTACCTtttgtttgttcttttgttttttttggttcttGTATTTAGGCACTTAAATGAATTTGGGGAGCCACGTTGGATACTCTATGTGTGGTTTTCAGTTTTTGCTTGTTTGAACTGATAGATGATGAGCCCCATGGATCATGCGTGGAGCtttgttttttaaatactaggtattaatTCTAATATGGAGTATGATTTTTTCCGTAATGATCTGAGATATCGCTCGATGCATCAAACTAGTTATTCCTTTAATTCAGTGAAGTTTGCGAGTTCTAATTATATGCACTTAGGACACCTGGATTTTTGTGCACCAACATGGTTTTTCTTTCTCAGTTGGTATTGTTTTCCTCATTTGAAAATTTCGAATTTAGAAAGTATCAAATTTTATAGTATGATTTACAT contains these protein-coding regions:
- the LOC110803512 gene encoding uncharacterized protein; the protein is MIVSCKQVLFLGLFHFSGVLEGSSPYKGNYQLNSTGGTKIYINLDIPEVQHFKKDMVDVPLQAIVRIEVTQPESLEEAMTKNRKTIKELQHLYMEEEEENKDFKDTYTCVAQISFIHDQEYGWMYTSCNNCKSRVDANQYYNKMSSRPRIPNRQVPNHFHN